From the Cucurbita pepo subsp. pepo cultivar mu-cu-16 chromosome LG05, ASM280686v2, whole genome shotgun sequence genome, one window contains:
- the LOC111795494 gene encoding uncharacterized protein LOC111795494 isoform X1, translated as MADNLFEGLPPPISATDPSSETQPQDANTTQNRPSDPSPNPPASSSSCPPPVIKSALKRPKTALEPNPTAPAPAPAPGKRLRFKTTTDASETQVMEAMQKIASHIKNPTKFGKAAKLAIQLIQAGSVKAATSDHFFAILEAAMSMSSSTPCTDPSVRGDYHALFSAAQSTMECLNKKQKNQLSTWTIRAVVANDLLTDDSFVFSKTATQIKEAISNLPVATKEDDVEEAEALKVHEENTDDEHQKKENAAPAEKKSQEESDPFGLEAFLPGSLKKGERTKGKNDVESKIRKDEEVEAKSFLKAQREALISCLEIAAHRYKIPWCQTVIDILVKHAFDNVMRFTSQQRDAIGKLWASVREQQNRRKQGKSVSGKLDVNGFEWLQQKYANEKISIRHSVGASGDRKAQQWLG; from the exons ATGGCCGACAACCTCTTCGAAGGACTTCCACCGCCGATTTCAGCGACAGACCCTTCATCGGAGACCCAACCACAAGACGCAAACACCACCCAGAATCGGCCCTCCGATCCGTCTCCCAATCCccctgcttcttcttcttcatgtcCTCCGCCGGTCATCAAGAGCGCCCTCAAGCGCCCGAAGACTGCCCTAGAACCCAATCCCACAG CTCCAGCACCGGCACCGGCACCGGGAAAACGTTTAAGGTTCAAAACCACCACAGATGCCTCAGAGACCCAAGTTATGGAGGCTATGCAGAAGATAGCTTCACATATTAAGAACCCCACCAAGTTTGGTAAGGCTGCAAAACTTGCCATACAGCTCATTCAGGCGGGAAGCGTGAAGGCAGCTACGAGTGATCATTTCTTTGCCATACTTGAAGCTGCCATGTCGATGTCTTCATCCACTCCTTGTACTGATCCCTCGGTACGAGGAGATTATCATGCATTGTTCTCAGCTGCACAATCTACAATGGAA tGCCTTAACAAAAAGCAGAAGAACCAGTTATCAACCTGGACAATTCGGGCTGTAGTGGCAAATGATTTGTTGACAGATGACAGTTTTGTG TTTTCAAAGACAGcaacacaaataaaagaagcCATCTCTAATCTTCCAGTTGCTACTAAGGAGGACGACGTTGAGGAAGCTGAAGCACTTAAAGTTCACGAAGAGAACACAGATGATGAACatcagaaaaaggaaaatgctGCTCCagccgaaaagaaaagccagGAAGAATCCGACCCGTTTGGACTCGAAGCTTTTCTGCCTGGTTCATTGAAGAAAGGTGAGAGGacaaagggaaaaaatgaTGTGGAATCCAAGATTAGAAAGGATGAAGAAGTGGAGGCTAAGAGTTTTCTCAAAGCACAAAGAGAAGCCTTAATTAGTTGTTTAGAAATTGCTGCTCATCGGTATAAAATTCCATG GTGTCAAACTGTCATCGATATCTTAGTGAAGCATGCCTTTGATAATGTTATGAGGTTCACGTCACAGCAACGGGATGCGATCGGGAAATTGTGGGCTTCAGTGAGGGAACAACAAAATCGTAGGAAACAAGGAAAATCAGTCTCGGGTAAGCTCGATGTAAATGGATTTGAATGGTTGCAACAGAAATACGCCAATGAGAAGATCAGCATTCGACATTCTGTTGGAGCTAGTGGCGATCGAAAAGCACAACAGTGGCTTGGTTGA
- the LOC111795494 gene encoding uncharacterized protein LOC111795494 isoform X2, translating into MADNLFEGLPPPISATDPSSETQPQDANTTQNRPSDPSPNPPASSSSCPPPVIKSALKRPKTALEPNPTAPAPAPGKRLRFKTTTDASETQVMEAMQKIASHIKNPTKFGKAAKLAIQLIQAGSVKAATSDHFFAILEAAMSMSSSTPCTDPSVRGDYHALFSAAQSTMECLNKKQKNQLSTWTIRAVVANDLLTDDSFVFSKTATQIKEAISNLPVATKEDDVEEAEALKVHEENTDDEHQKKENAAPAEKKSQEESDPFGLEAFLPGSLKKGERTKGKNDVESKIRKDEEVEAKSFLKAQREALISCLEIAAHRYKIPWCQTVIDILVKHAFDNVMRFTSQQRDAIGKLWASVREQQNRRKQGKSVSGKLDVNGFEWLQQKYANEKISIRHSVGASGDRKAQQWLG; encoded by the exons ATGGCCGACAACCTCTTCGAAGGACTTCCACCGCCGATTTCAGCGACAGACCCTTCATCGGAGACCCAACCACAAGACGCAAACACCACCCAGAATCGGCCCTCCGATCCGTCTCCCAATCCccctgcttcttcttcttcatgtcCTCCGCCGGTCATCAAGAGCGCCCTCAAGCGCCCGAAGACTGCCCTAGAACCCAATCCCACAG CACCGGCACCGGCACCGGGAAAACGTTTAAGGTTCAAAACCACCACAGATGCCTCAGAGACCCAAGTTATGGAGGCTATGCAGAAGATAGCTTCACATATTAAGAACCCCACCAAGTTTGGTAAGGCTGCAAAACTTGCCATACAGCTCATTCAGGCGGGAAGCGTGAAGGCAGCTACGAGTGATCATTTCTTTGCCATACTTGAAGCTGCCATGTCGATGTCTTCATCCACTCCTTGTACTGATCCCTCGGTACGAGGAGATTATCATGCATTGTTCTCAGCTGCACAATCTACAATGGAA tGCCTTAACAAAAAGCAGAAGAACCAGTTATCAACCTGGACAATTCGGGCTGTAGTGGCAAATGATTTGTTGACAGATGACAGTTTTGTG TTTTCAAAGACAGcaacacaaataaaagaagcCATCTCTAATCTTCCAGTTGCTACTAAGGAGGACGACGTTGAGGAAGCTGAAGCACTTAAAGTTCACGAAGAGAACACAGATGATGAACatcagaaaaaggaaaatgctGCTCCagccgaaaagaaaagccagGAAGAATCCGACCCGTTTGGACTCGAAGCTTTTCTGCCTGGTTCATTGAAGAAAGGTGAGAGGacaaagggaaaaaatgaTGTGGAATCCAAGATTAGAAAGGATGAAGAAGTGGAGGCTAAGAGTTTTCTCAAAGCACAAAGAGAAGCCTTAATTAGTTGTTTAGAAATTGCTGCTCATCGGTATAAAATTCCATG GTGTCAAACTGTCATCGATATCTTAGTGAAGCATGCCTTTGATAATGTTATGAGGTTCACGTCACAGCAACGGGATGCGATCGGGAAATTGTGGGCTTCAGTGAGGGAACAACAAAATCGTAGGAAACAAGGAAAATCAGTCTCGGGTAAGCTCGATGTAAATGGATTTGAATGGTTGCAACAGAAATACGCCAATGAGAAGATCAGCATTCGACATTCTGTTGGAGCTAGTGGCGATCGAAAAGCACAACAGTGGCTTGGTTGA
- the LOC111795493 gene encoding pentatricopeptide repeat-containing protein At4g21065-like: protein MDQLILSAASPSRSGHSHLNLQQTHQIHAHFIKTQFRNPHSFFSRSNFTPEANFNLLISSYTDNHLPQAAFNLYHHMRTTDAAAVDNFIVPSLLKACAQASSTNFGREVHGFAVKNGFVSDVFVCNALMNMYEKCGSLVSACLVFDKMPDRDVVSWSTMLGCYVRSKSFGEAYRLVREMHFVGVRLSDVALISMIGVFGELSDMKSGRAIHGYVVRNVGNERMEVPLTTALIDMYCKGDNLASAMRLFDGLSQRNVVSWTALIAGCIRSCRFDEGAKNFSRMLEENIVPNEITLLSLITECGFVGALDLGKWLHAYLLRNGFGMSLALATALIDMYGKCGQVAYARALFNGVEEKDVKIWSALISAYAHASCIDQAFGLFLKMLDSEVKPNKVTMVSLLSLCAEVGALDLGRWTHAYINRHGLEVDVVLETALINMYAKCGDLKTARSLFDEATRRDIHMWNAMMAGFSIHGCGKEALELFLDMECHGVEPNDITFISLFHACSHSGLVGEGMKHFDRMVHEFGIVPKIEHYGCLVDLLGRAKRLDAAHSIIENMPMRPNTIVWGALLAACKLHKNLTLGEVAARKILELDPENCGYRVLKSNIYASEKRWTDVTSVRETMSHLGMKKEPGLSWIEVNGSVHHFRSGDKTCTQTRKVHEMVTEMCIKLREAGYAPNTSAVLLNVEDEEKESALSYHSEKLAMAFGLISTAPGTPIRIIKNLRICDDCHAATKLLSKIYGRTIIVRDRNRFHHFREGYCSCLGYW from the coding sequence ATGGACCAACTGATTCTCTCCGCCGCCTCTCCGTCACGCTCCGGCCACTCCCATTTGAATCTCCAACAGACCCACCAAATCCATGCCCATTTCATCAAAACCCAATTCCGTAACCCTCACAGTTTCTTCTCTCGATCCAATTTCACCCCTGAAGCCAATTTCAATCTCCTCATTTCATCTTACACCGACAACCACCTCCCACAAGCTGCTTTCAACTTGTATCACCATATGCGCACGACTGATGCTGCTGCAGTTGACAACTTCATTGTTCCTTCACTTCTCAAAGCCTGTGCTCAAGCTTCCTCTACAAATTTCGGCAGGGAAGTGCACGGTTTCGCGGTTAAGAACGGGTTCGTATCGGATGTTTTTGTGTGCAATGCTTTGATGAACATGTATGAGAAATGTGGTAGTTTGGTTTCTGCTTGCTTggtgtttgataaaatgccTGACAGAGATGTTGTCTCTTGGAGTACTATGCTTGGATGCTACGTGCGGAGCAAATCGTTCGGTGAAGCATATAGGCTTGTTCGAGAGATGCATTTTGTCGGAGTGAGGCTTAGTGATGTTGCTTTGATTAGCATGATTGGTGTGTTTGGGGAGCTCTCGGATATGAAGTCGGGGAGGGCGATTCATGGTTACGTTGTGAGAAATGTTGGTAATGAGAGAATGGAAGTTCCTTTGACGACTGCGTTGATTGATATGTATTGCAAGGGCGACAATTTGGCATCGGCAATGAGGCTTTTCGATGGGTTATCTCAGAGAAACGTCGTTTCTTGGACGGCGTTGATAGCGGGTTGTATTCGCAGTTGCAGGTTCGATGAAGGGGCAAAGAATTTTAGTAGAATGCTTGAAGAAAACATAGTTCCTAATGAGATCACTTTACTAAGTTTGATAACAGAGTGTGGTTTTGTGGGAGCCTTGGATTTGGGCAAGTGGTTGCATGCCTATCTGTTAAGGAATGGGTTTGGGATGTCTCTGGCTTTGGCAACTGCTCTCATAGACATGTATGGAAAGTGTGGGCAAGTTGCATATGCTAGAGCTCTTTTCAATGGCGTCGAGGAAAAAGATGTCAAGATTTGGAGTGCTTTGATATCGGCTTACGCTCACGCGAGTTGCATCGATCAAGCTTTCGGTCTCTTCCTTAAGATGTTAGACAGTGAGGTGAAACCAAATAAGGTGACAATGGTTAGCCTGCTTTCTTTATGTGCAGAGGTTGGAGCCCTTGACCTTGGTAGATGGACTCATGCTTACATAAACCGTCATGGCCTCGAAGTAGACGTCGTTTTAGAAACAGCACTCATCAACATGTATGCAAAATGTGGAGATCTAAAAACTGCTCGTAGCCTGTTCGATGAAGCCACACGACGGGATATTCACATGTGGAATGCAATGATGGCTGGATTCTCGATCCATGGTTGTGGAAAAGAAGCTTTAGAACTCTTTTTAGATATGGAGTGTCATGGTGTTGAACCTAATGATATCAcattcatttctctttttcatgCTTGTAGTCATTCTGGATTGGTAGGGgagggaatgaagcatttcgaCAGAATGGTTCATGAATTTGGAATAGTTCCAAAGATCGAGCACTATGGATGTTTGGTGGATCTTCTTGGTCGAGCTAAACGTCTTGACGCAGCTCACAGCATCATCGAAAACATGCCCATGAGGCCCAACACAATTGTATGGGGTGCGCTGCTAGCTGCATGTAAGCTACATAAGAATCTAACCTTGGGGGAGGTGGCTGCAAGAAAGATTCTTGAATTGGACCCAGAAAACTGTGGGTATAGAGTTCTTAAGTCAAACATCTATGCATCCGAAAAGAGATGGACCGATGTAACGAGCGTTAGAGAAACAATGAGCCATTTAGGGATGAAGAAAGAACCAGGACTCAGCTGGATTGAGGTAAATGGCTCAGTTCATCACTTCAGATCTGGAGATAAGACATGCACACAAACAAGAAAAGTACATGAAATGGTGACCGAAATGTGCATCAAATTGAGAGAGGCGGGATACGCACCGAACACATCTGCAGTTTTGTTAAACGTAGAAGACGAAGAGAAGGAATCTGCACTCAGTTACCATAGTGAGAAACTGGCCATGGCATTTGGACTCATAAGTACAGCCCCGGGTACGCCCATCCGAATCATCAAGAATCTGAGGATTTGCGATGACTGTCATGCTGCAACAAAACTATTATCGAAAATCTATGGACGAACAATAATAGTCAGAGATCGAAACCGATTTCATCACTTTCGTGAAGGATATTGTTCTTGTCTAGGCTACTGGTAA
- the LOC111794383 gene encoding peptidyl-prolyl cis-trans isomerase CYP19-3, translated as MSNPKVFFDILIGKMKAGRIVMELFADTTPKTAENFRALCTGEKGMGRSGKLLHYKGSTFHRIIPNFMCQGGDFTKGNGTGGESIYGLKFADENFKMKHTGPGILSMANAGPNTNGSQFFICTEKTPWLDGKHVVFGKVVDGYSVVKAMENVGSDSGITSQTVVIEDCGQVAEN; from the coding sequence ATGTCCAATCCAAAAGTGTTCTTCGATATTTTGATTGGGAAGATGAAAGCAGGGCGGATTGTTATGGAGCTGTTTGCAGACACAACGCCGAAAACTGCAGAGAATTTCCGAGCCCTCTGCACCGGAGAGAAGGGGATGGGAAGATCAGGGAAGCTATTGCACTACAAAGGCTCAACATTCCACCGTATAATCCCCAACTTCATGTGCCAAGGAGGAGATTTCACAAAGGGTAATGGAACAGGAGGAGAGTCTATCTATGGCTTGAAATTTGCAGATGAAAACTTCAAGATGAAACACACCGGACCAGGAATTCTATCGATGGCGAATGCCGGACCGAACACCAACGGTTCTCAGTTCTTCATTTGCACTGAGAAGACTCCATGGCTGGATGGGAAGCATGTTGTGTTTGGAAAAGTTGTGGATGGCTACAGTGTAGTGAAGGCGATGGAGAATGTGGGTTCAGATAGTGGGATCACATCTCAAACAGTTGTGATTGAGGACTGTGGGCAGGTAGCTGAGAATTGA